Proteins encoded within one genomic window of Marasmius oreades isolate 03SP1 chromosome 4, whole genome shotgun sequence:
- a CDS encoding uncharacterized protein (MEROPS:MER0017177) has translation MEPENYKTLQVSRGFTYRYFSVPAKGSGNKTILFLHGFPNADTDWRHQVSFFKGRGYGLIVPNLLGYGGSSKPTDPAEYRQSLMSKDLVEILDKEGVEKVVAIGHDWGAYVAGRFALFQPHRTEAVGFITVGHVPPSLSPKFELEPSFEITKKRFGYEVLGYWEFFASLDAPKVSMDNFETFFNILWPDDPKTWISDMAPLGALRKALEGKKVLPAPRWMSEEDKRLISEPILKNGLEASMCYYKLHVQGFGAEDDQLLAGKAEIPQPVFFLDATDDFIAGEEYFMTALGHTESPVKKYCKNATVKQVKVDHWVMLHIPDKLNDMLLEWMETF, from the exons ATGGAACCGGAAAATTACAAAACTCTCCAAGTCTCCCGTGGTTTCACTTATCGCTATTTTTCTGTCCCCGCGAAAGGGAGTGGAAATAAGACTATTCTGTTTCTGCATGGATTCCCGAACGCTGATACGGATTGGAGGCATCAG GTTTCATTCTTCAAAGGCCGCGGCTACGGCCTCATCGTCCCCAACCTGCTAGGCTATGGTGGAAGCTCCAAACCTACAGATCCGGCCGAATATCGTCAAAGTCTCATGTCGAAAGATCTAGTAGAGATTTTGGATAAAGAAGGTGTGGAGAAAGTTGTTGCTATTGGGCACGATTG GGGTGCATACGTCGCCGGACGGTTTGCGTTATTTCAACCTCACCGTACGGAAGCCGTGGGCTTCATCACAGTCGGGCACGTCCCCCCTTCCCTATCCCCGAAATTTGAACTCGAACCGTCGTTCGAAATTACAAAAAAGCGATTTGGATATGAAGTGTTGGGATATTGGGAATTTTTTGCATCCCTTGATGCGCCCAAGGTTTCGATGGATAAC TTCGAAACGTTCTTCAACATATTATGGCCTGATGACCCTAAGACTTGGATTTCAGATATGGCACCCCTGGGAGCGTTGAGGAAGGCTttggaaggaaagaaggtTCTACCTGCTCCACGTTGGATGTCAGAGGAG GATAAACGTTTGATATCCGAACCTATCCTCAAAAACGGACTTGAAGCATCGATGTGCTACTATAAACTACATGTTCAAGGTTTTGGGGCAGAAGACGATCAAT TGTTGGCCGGGAAAGCCGAAATTCCTCAACCCGTTTTCTTCCTCGACGCAACCGACGATTTCATTGCTGGGGAAGAGTATTTTATGACCGCTCTTGGTCACACCGAGAGCCCAGTCAAGAAGTACTGCAAGAACGCGACCGTGAAACAAGTGAAGGTCGATCATTGGGTGATGTTGCATATTCCCGATAAGTTGAACGATATGTTACTCGAGTGGATGGAGACATTTTGA